The Hydractinia symbiolongicarpus strain clone_291-10 chromosome 2, HSymV2.1, whole genome shotgun sequence genomic sequence AACAACTCAAAACATATTTtatagtaataaaaatattgttgGGTTGTTTTATCGTATAAAACAATTCAACAATATTAATTAATTATGGAATTCATTAATTATGGAAACGTAAAATCGTGCAAAAAACGACCTTTAATGTCATAAGTATGCAGCGCGGAGCAGATAAAAAGTGAAATATATAAAAGTAAATAAGTTTTTTGGTtcattttttcctttaaaaaaagaattgtataaGAAACTAATAATTatatcatttttgtttataataaacCTCAAAACTGCACAAATTGATGTCAACAAGACACACAAGGCTTCTCAAAGAAAAGACTTGCGTGGTTGTTGTTAAAGATGTTGCGGGAAAGTTCGTTTATAAATTTGTTGACAAATTTGTTAAAGAAGTTAGTATTGTTGTTGCGGCGCCAAACGAAGAAATATTGAAAGAAAATGTCACATCGAACAAGGATAGCACTCTCGTTTCCAgggattttttgtcttttaggaaaaaacggattttctaAAACGCGAAAATCCTTGGGAACAAGAGACAGAGATTAATTATCTGGTCACAATAACTAATTTTATAAAATGTGATTATCCTATAAAATAAGTTGTAGCTATGTCAATTTGGGTCTCTGAGTAtaacattgtaaaaaaaatactgcAAAATTAGTACTGTTTGagagagttttaaaaattttccttaCAAGCGCTTTGTACTAGTGCCCAGACCAGCGCGTTAAGGTAACGCTTTCAGTTAAATCATTTGATCCCGCACAATTTCTGATAGAGTTTCACATTAATTTTGCTTCCGAATTTTGTGTTTTCCTTTTCAGTAAATTGTGCTTTAAATCACACCCGTAGGAGTGTGATTTATTAAAAGTGTCTacctttttaacaaaattcgCCATAGTGAACAAAACGCATGTTTGCCAAAGAAAAGGAAATCACAATACTGATCTTTTGCCAAAACACACATCGCCTAACACAATGAACTGACAATGAAAATATATCTTACGAGAGTGGAAAGCAtgctgaaaatattattttacgcCACGTCAAAATCTTTAGCTATTCTTTAAAGAatggataaaaatatttatctcGTCCTCTTTGTGTCTATCAGTTACACATAAAGATGTTTTTCACACATTCACGACGAAAAAGTCGTGCCCTTTCGAATAAAAAGAATCCACAAGTATTACTGAGTCGTCTCGCACATTCAGACAAGGCGGTCTCTTAACCACTTAATCTTGTTGGAATCCAGCCTACTTTCAGAAAAAACGATTTAGAATGTCCAAATGAGATTTTGAGTCTTTCCAAAATGGTAACCAAGGTGACGCTAAATGAGAATCCCAGCCTTCTCAATATAAGCTAAATCAAGAATTTAATTCCTAATTCAAGTCAATTTTAAggagtttatttttaattaggaTCAATATATTTCATTAATTCAATATTTCATTATTCCTATTACCTGTACCTTAAAATCTAACATTCGGGAATCATCAAAAGCTACCAATTTAAGGTATAGGTAATAGTATTACTGAATATTATAATCCTAAATGTTAATACAAATTAGAACGACAAACAATTTATCCACTTTGACAGTCTTAACGATAACATCATCAAATTTGTTATTATAAATTTAAGGATTTTGTAGGTTATTTAATGTGGCGTGACGCCAACATTTATTAATAAGATAATCCAAGAAATAGGACTTTATCGCGATATCCAGCAACAGAATAGCATATTTTGGCAGTTTTAATTGGTTATTGCTACACCTCTGCAAGCTACTTCAAGCTTCATTAAACTTTGGCACCATAAATACAGAAGAGAAACAGAGAACACTCAACCAGAAGGGGGCTAAAGTCGTGAAGAAACTACAAGTACAAGATTCGTGCCAAGGTATGAATATTTATGTCTCTAGGTAAAGCTGTAGATGTAGTATTTCAAGTTTTAAATCAagctttctcttttttttagatGAAGATTATTTTTGTGGTGATGATTGCGGTTATTGCAACGGTATCCGCTTTTAATACCTATCCAGAACGCAGAGGTATGTAAAAACTTTGTTTGGCACTAAATAGAAGTAACATAGCTTTGAAAGgataaacaaacagaaaatatGTTCACACtatttttttgaagaaacaCCAACAATCCTTGACTTTAAACCCGATTTAAGGCCACCTCCCACCTCAATGCTGGTAAGGCTGAGCACGCCGGATGGGAAATTTAACTATCTTTTATGTGGGTctgtattttgatattttaaagttGAGTAAACACAAGTTATGGGTAAAAGACGGAATTTCGGTATTTCCACACTGCTGAGACGCCATACGGCGTACTTTGGTGTCTAAGTGTTAATGATAGTATTCAAAAATAGTTAAGGTCGGTCACTATAGTCGTCTTAGCGTATTTGActgtagtaattttttttcagcgttGTAATTAATTTTCCTCGTCATTTAGAAGCTGAATCTCCAACATACGAGGAAGGCTATAGAAGAGGATACGCTGATGCAGGAATAAGTATGTAAAAGTAAATACATTAATAAATACATTAATTTGATTTTTCGCTACCTTAAAACCTTTATACATAGACAATCGAGTTGCAGACCCTCGTCGTGGTTTCTTCGGCACTGTTACCAAAGACTGCAGCTCAAGTGTAAAGAACTGCAATGGATGCCGAGGCTATTTGTCAAGTTGTTGTTCGGATAAGAATTGCAGCGGTGGTAGGAGATGCAAAAGAGGACTTTGGAGTTACTCGTGCGATAATTAATATGTATTGCTAGTGTAATGTGTATTGGTTTAATATACATATTCGTACAAAAGTATTTTTTAGAATACAAATCCTTCTCTATTGCTACACGTTAATGACAAAATATACGAGTTATATTTAATATCTTGAGTCTTAGCCTCTATAGCAATTATTCGCAGAACCCCAAATTTCCATTATTTTTTTCCCTGAAGATCTTTCGACTTTGAACTTGGTTTCTTTTTAGCTACCTCCCACCTCAATGCTGGTCAGCCTGAGCGCTGGTGGGCATAAGAAGTTCAATTCTTATTTATATGGGCTCCATCTTGATAACTTAAAGTTTAGTGATCATGAGTAATGGGTAATAGAAGGCATGTTGGAATTTTCACCAAGAACTGGAAACGTATTAAATTATTCACCTACACAAAAATCCCCCAAAAACGTAAATGAagttagaattttttaaaaaaaacataatgctgacatcagcaagttTTAGATTTATCCCAAATTTGCGAAAACAATTCACCAGCTCAGTTTTTTTGAGGCAAAAAACTTAGTTTTAAAGCGCTATCATTTGGTTAATAGTTAAATTCGATTCTTTTGGTTCTTTAGACCTGGGACAAAATCTATTTAAGGCACCAAATACACACAAAagattaaacaaaattttaatatcaCTTTTACCGCGAAATGCCGCTTATCTGTAGCATATTTTGTCTATATTTTTACATCATGTTCATGAATATATAGAAAGATACATGAAGATATAAAAAGGCGTGAAAGGGCGTACATTTAGACAATATTAACGCCTTCGTACAAAAACTATCCCAACTATTTTATGCATGTAAGTCACACAGTTATTAATAGCGTTAAATTGTAAGGCATGTTTAGGTATCAATAGCATTAAGAGTGGGACTAACATGGGCTATCCCCACTTAAAATTTGATGAGGGACACATCGTGTCGTTGTAATGTATCACTTTGTAATTcaatcgcactttgtaatccaatTTTGTATCACTTTGTAATTcaatcgcactttgtaatccaatTTTTGCGCACTTTGTAATTcaatcgcactttgtaatccaattttgtcgcactttgtaatttaatcgcactttgtaatccaattttgtcgcactttgtaattcaatcgcactttgtaatccaattttgtcgcactttgtaattcaatcgcactttgtaatccaattttgtcgcactttgtaattcaatcgcactttgtaatccaatTTTGTCGCACTTTTTAATTcaatcgcactttgtaatccaatTTTGTATCACTTTGTAATTcaatcgcactttgtaatccaattttgtcgcactttgtaattcaatcgcactttgtaatccaatTTCGTCGCACTTTGCAATTCCATCGCACTTTGTAACCCATTTGGTCGCACTTTGCAATCCCACCTTCTCACATTTTGTACAGGACGTATATTTATAACAGTATTTGTTTAATGAATACTCATCCTGTATATAAATtcgaattaataataataataaaaataataataatcccTTACAGATGATGaccataagattttttttttcttgattcaTACATACACTTTTAGCTTCTTTCACACGAATTTAAATACTACGTATAATACTGAGTATTTCGTGGATATTTTGATGATATGCATGTATTTTCGTGTTAACCTTTTTTAGTCACTGTCTATtccattttgtttacattaattgTGTTAcccatcttttttttaaacataaaagtCTGTTCTAGAAGTTTCTCGTGAGAATCTCAACACTCAATAACTTTGTCTTTTTGGAATAAATCAGCTACCAACATATCGAACGTTGCGTTGCTGATGTCTTATGAACTGGAAATAAACTGGAGCATGCACGGGGTCTTGCCTCTTGTGTTAATACTTACAATATGGCGACTACTGAAGTACgcattattttataaataatgtGACGTAGTTATCGGAGAGAATAAAGAGTCAGAAGTTGAGATAGATATACCCCAATTACGTTAAACTTTTGGTTATTTGATTTACTTGAATTATCGCTTTAGCGAACTACAATAAT encodes the following:
- the LOC130629681 gene encoding uncharacterized protein LOC130629681, whose protein sequence is MKIIFVVMIAVIATVSAFNTYPERREAESPTYEEGYRRGYADAGINNRVADPRRGFFGTVTKDCSSSVKNCNGCRGYLSSCCSDKNCSGGRRCKRGLWSYSCDN